The Thalassomonas actiniarum genome contains the following window.
CAGTCCGACATCTGCCGGCCATTCGCCCTCGAATATTGACATGTCGGAAGCTTTTGCACCCGCTATAAGCAACTCGCCTCCAAACTTTTCTAATATGATATTCGAGGCGCGGGCATATGCGCCAAAACCCTTCATGTTATCTGTTTCGATAAAGCTGAAAAGTAGATAGGCGGCTTTATTATTGATCATTCGGTTTCCCTTATTTATATCGTTAAAAAATCCCCCCTCAACCTATTGATAATGAGGGACGCAAGTTGCCAGCAAGGTATATGAAAATTTACTTCAATGATTGAACGGCAAAGCTGCTGCGGCTGTGCAGGTAAAAGCGCACTGCAATAGCTCGAAAAATTTCTCTATCAACGCCAGTATCCAGGGCGGTAAAAATGAGCCTAATTGCTTACGCATATAAGCTCATGAGTGTTTCGCCCTTAATCGCTTAATTTAGCTTATGGTTTTATCCACCATGGAAAATTGAATAAACCATACGTTCAACATGTGCAGCGAGATCATTGTAGTTTCCCAAATCTTTATATTTTGGCAGTTTCACCTGCTTTGGCAGCGTATTTACAACAGCCATAGTTGCCGCAAAACTTTCTTTCATTGCCGCTTGTAAAATTGGCTCAACCGCATCAAACAAGTCGTTATAGAAATCAGCAGCCAATTCAAGGTGTTTTGGGCTTA
Protein-coding sequences here:
- a CDS encoding DUF1330 domain-containing protein, giving the protein MINNKAAYLLFSFIETDNMKGFGAYARASNIILEKFGGELLIAGAKASDMSIFEGEWPADVGLSMIQFPSRQHLEDFWSCNEYQEIIEMRTAILKPNFTLGFSR